The Arcanobacterium pinnipediorum genome includes a region encoding these proteins:
- a CDS encoding peptidoglycan-binding protein: protein MHSEEPQQTNKKRYAWIIVTIIIAIAVLIGAFLLGRFVRSGNDEAIANAQHKPEITAQVEEREFPAEPIEIQGSVQLGSTFPVTVAAGEGGQAIVTATPRSPGETISSGQLLAQVSGRPVIALDLPFDMYRDIKTGDTGADVRELQRALVRLGLYRGVVDGEYGPLTANAMKELYKRVGAVLPEPPKEPEAQPAAVQSQAQEPQSNPADQGATSTPSNSPTQPATQTPKKLNLPTIKANEIFSLTQGSATIIEIAPLNTKISAETPLAKLRSGKAIAVARVGVGDKNLFSVGANVELSAVGSTEKQQATVNAISEFKDADVNNPAAQLPGHDVSVDLPGEGYTDGQEIILSIANTERQAVSGLTVPLSALREDTGTTYVLKKDPAIKPEGTAKIEVSVGRTFDGFALITSDNIQAGDTVVIGQ from the coding sequence ATGCACAGTGAAGAACCGCAGCAAACGAATAAAAAACGCTACGCATGGATCATCGTCACCATCATCATAGCCATAGCGGTACTTATTGGTGCATTCTTGCTGGGACGATTTGTGCGCTCAGGAAATGACGAAGCAATCGCCAACGCACAACATAAACCAGAAATAACCGCCCAAGTCGAAGAACGGGAATTCCCCGCTGAGCCGATAGAAATTCAGGGAAGCGTACAACTAGGCTCAACCTTCCCGGTCACAGTTGCAGCCGGTGAAGGTGGACAAGCAATCGTCACTGCCACACCACGCTCGCCAGGCGAAACAATCTCCTCCGGGCAACTTCTCGCCCAAGTATCTGGCAGACCAGTTATTGCACTCGATCTTCCCTTTGATATGTATCGCGATATTAAAACCGGAGATACTGGCGCCGATGTTCGCGAACTACAACGTGCTCTGGTACGACTCGGGCTATACCGTGGCGTTGTCGATGGTGAATATGGACCGCTCACCGCAAACGCTATGAAGGAATTATATAAGCGCGTTGGAGCAGTGTTGCCCGAACCACCCAAAGAACCAGAGGCACAACCAGCCGCAGTGCAAAGCCAAGCACAAGAACCGCAGAGCAATCCGGCAGATCAAGGCGCAACTTCCACACCGTCTAACTCCCCAACACAACCAGCTACCCAAACACCGAAAAAACTCAACCTCCCAACAATAAAAGCAAACGAAATATTCTCCCTCACCCAAGGCTCTGCAACCATTATCGAGATAGCGCCACTGAACACCAAAATCAGTGCAGAAACACCACTTGCGAAACTCCGAAGTGGAAAAGCGATCGCAGTCGCCCGCGTCGGCGTCGGAGACAAAAACCTCTTCAGCGTCGGAGCAAACGTTGAACTGAGCGCCGTCGGCTCAACCGAAAAGCAACAAGCCACCGTCAACGCAATCAGTGAGTTCAAAGACGCCGATGTGAACAACCCCGCCGCACAACTGCCCGGGCACGATGTTAGCGTGGACCTACCCGGCGAAGGATACACCGACGGGCAAGAAATCATCCTCTCCATCGCAAACACCGAACGGCAAGCCGTCTCCGGACTCACTGTTCCGCTCAGCGCACTACGCGAAGATACCGGCACAACCTACGTGTTAAAGAAAGACCCAGCAATCAAACCAGAAGGAACAGCGAAAATAGAAGTCAGTGTAGGACGAACCTTCGACGGATTCGCCCTCATCACCAGCGACAACATCCAAGCCGGCGACACCGTGGTCATAGGCCAATGA